The Anastrepha obliqua isolate idAnaObli1 chromosome 5, idAnaObli1_1.0, whole genome shotgun sequence DNA window GGATTGCCAGAttggtccgtcgaatatgggcaaccctgtagaaggtgttctagcgtttccctctcttccagttcattgcaaaatctgcagctatcgttgtttgtaatTGCTATCTTGTAAGCGTGCGTCGCTAGCAAGTTGTGGCCTGTCATACGATAGTGCTGCTTTCTTTTCTGAACAGAGCTAGTACTCGTACGAATCGGGCAAATTCATCAGCATTCTTtatacacatgattttcgcggttttgcaagtggctagattattgcACCTCCTGTCTATGTCTGTCTCCTGtctttcatgtccgcagcgatgtcattgtatatcgtgtttaaatgtttcagcaagtcgttttcttgttcaaatggtatgtAAACAGCGCTCTTGGCAATTTCATCTTCAATTTTGTTTCCTGCTtgcggctagtctctctatggtttccctgctttttagaacagttttagatgaaatttcatatgagtttattgcctttatcgcCACTTGGCTGTCaacgtacatatttattttggagttgcttGATGTCTCTGCGAATGCTATTTCCGCAGCCTTACCTACAGCAAGGTCTTCTGTTTGAAAGATACTGCAATGGTCAGGAAGCTTAAATGGCTGTCTGATgcctagctctgcgcaatagaTCCCTGCCCTTACTCCGTCTAACATTTTCGAGCtatcagtaaatatattatgaGTATTTGGGTTAGGTTTCATTCCTGTTTTTCatccctcttcttctattgttgttcggaatttcttcacccaattgcattTTGGAGTCATATAGTCAGTCTGGACTGTGTAACTCATGCCTGTTGAGCTATGCCCGAATGTTTTACAAGTGAATTCGCCTGCCGCGCTGAGTCTTACGGCAGATTTTGCAGCTAGACATTCTGCTGCAATAGCAATCGGTGACAAGTTGAGTATTCTTTCCAGCGCTGTCGTTGGAGTAGTTCTCAATGCACCTGTTGTGCAGAGTGCACCAAAACGTCGAATACTTTCCATAGGTTTTTATGGGCGCTTTTTTTAGCGCAGTCTACCACAACAGAGCACCGTTTAGTAATACTAGCTTTACTATAGCTGAGTAGCACCAAGCATTTTCTTACATGCGTCCATATGGGGCGTTGTtggcctttttcttcctctctAATATATTGTACTTCCATAATAGTTTactatccaaaattactccaaGATACTTTGTGTGGTTTTTAAGAGTTAGTTTCATGTAGCTTAGGTGCGGGGGTTGCCAATAGGCGATCTTGTACCATCTAGTAAACAGCATCATACCCTTTTCATCAGCATTTATCACTAGGCCTGCCTGTGTTGCCCATTCGCGCACTGCTACTACATAGTTTCGATGCCGTACCTTAAAATTTCTGTAGTAACTGATAAACTGCGAGTAGCCAGAGAAGTAACGATACAACACCATCTTGTGGCGTAACCTCGCATGCTATTTTAGTGAGTTTAACTAAggtctagaaatactcctaaagCGTATTCCTTGCACTCTAGAGCTTTCTCTAAAATTAACACTAGTGAGTGTAACGGAGACTCagtggatctgcctttagtaTATGTGTGTTGTGCCTTAGACATAAAGTCTGATATCCTATTTTCTCTAATGTAGGCGTCAAGGATTTTCTCAAGCGTTTTCAGGAGGAATGAGTTCAAACTGATTGGCCTACATTCCTTTGAGAGTATCGGGTTGCTTTTACCTGCTTTCGCTTTTACTTTGCTTCCTTCCAGAGTACTGGCTCATAGTTACACCTCAGACATCCTGTGTATATCGCTTTTAGTCATGGTACCAAAAGATCGTTCATCCTTGAGAACATGCCTGGAAAAATTCTGTCTATGCCTGGCAATTTAGATGGGTCAAAAGTGTTTAATGCCCATTCTATTTTTTGCGTTGTAATAAACTCTTCCGTAAGGTTTGCTACGTTATCTTTCAAGGGTTCGTGATCTAAGTAGTCTATGCATCGTGAAAAATGCGTAATGACTATATCTTGTAGTGATTCTTCACAACTATCAGCCCAGTCTCCGTTAGTTTTCCGAATTAGATTGGGTGAGTTggaatttttcgataaaagtttacagattgcaaagaagtgtatgtttatgcattacgaGTGCGCTGAGTACAACCTCCggcgatgccctaaatgctatgcttgatttgctgccCTTTGATCTGAAGATGcagcaggaagcaataaaagtaatgtgtagactccataaatatggtttctggcacgaaggcGGACTTCGgcacacagagaaatctttaagttgctatctgagcagtatgcACTGTTTTTCGCACCTAAGGACGATCTTATGCCCATAGAGTCATTTGGATAGAAATGTGATGATCCCAATTTTTATTGCTCATGCATTTGAGTAATCCACAGTGCATTTTCAGacgtttgacggatattttctttagctGAATGGagctggatggtacttaaacgatagtaccGCTATGGGAATGGTAGCAGTTTTCTAAATGGAAATTTTTGGCATTCTGAAAATAGACCGCCAGACTGCGCTGAAGGAcctggagaacgcaaagcaaacttCAAAGTTTATTTAAGAATGTAAGCAGAAggttaattctgttgcaagacggTATAAGGTTGTACTTATACGGGACACCGCAGTGtgcaagaaaattaaattgccgatgaattgtcCAACTGCGGATCAGCGGTTATCAGataggggccagagccaattaTCAGTTATACAGGAATAATGAATTTGATCGGCCATTATGTCTGCGATTTTCATTAAGAGCAATGATCCGGTCTCGAACGCTGGAgaactgcaaaatattttgtcacaagcccgaacagaaatcTGGCCAAATTgcttctaaaacttggtagcAAAGACGTTCGTTTGATGGTCGGTAATTATTAAAGAACACAaaccatggggtcagcatatgtcGGATCCAAGGGAATCAAATCAACTCGTATGCGAAGATTTCAACTCTCTGTCCAATACCTTTGATATATCGTGATCGATTTTTACCGTTAAGCAGACGATATACTCTAAATTTTCATAAGTCTGAGGAATTCTTTGCATAGCTCAAAAGTTTTAGATCTCGACGCCGAAAAACTTTGTGCCTTACTTGGTTCGACGCTACGTACTgatcaaagaaaatttaaaacacacaacttgttttttttctattaagtgTAAGTTGATCAATTCAGCGCGCCAAGGGACGCGTAATCTTGTCCCTCAATCATGCAATTTTGTCTTTCCAAATATAGTCAGGTATcattttaatggaaaaattcgaaactttcatttgatcaattaaaaaaatcaaatatgcagaaatttgaaaaacgaatttcggaaattttgttttctacatatataaatttggttagcttaaaaaaatccaattcaaacaaattcaaaaatggtTCCAAATCCCTTCTTTagcatgattaaaaaaaaatttagaaatttgaaaaaaaaaaaatttgccgaaattttgtttttctaaaacaagGTTAGGTATCATTTTAAAGGTGAAATTCATAACTCGTTTCATTtgagcataattaaaaaaaatcaaatttaaaaaaaaagttaaaaaaatgctaattaaaattcaatccaatccaaaaatggttttaaagctCTCATTtgagcataattaaaaaaatattttaaaataaaaaaaatgtattcttaataaatttattcttaataaattttttcaatttgtacttttttaatttgcttatcgAAAGGAAAGTGGTCCAATGGTGCTGCTTCGGATAGCAGGAACAGGCCAAAGATCAAACCCGATAAGgagaagctgaaggccaaagcTCGGTATAAGGCCGCGGTCAAAGTCTGTGACCGATTTGGCAGCAAGTCCAACCTGACGAAGCAAGAGGAGGAACGGTTGGCTTGAGCCAGGGAGTAGATAGAAAATGGCCGGGCATTCTACGCAGCAAATCTAAAGTTCGCAGCCTCCAATCCGAAGTATGCGAACAAAATCGAAGAAGAGCTAGCCATCAAGAGGCAGCGTTCTGCGGATAGCTAGGCCTAAGCGCCATCGAAAAAGCAGACGCATAGGCACGAGATGGCTAAACCGAAAAACGGATACGAGGAAAGACCTACGACGTCgaaagcagcggcagcggccagTGAAATTGCCAAGAAACATCTGATAGTGGCACTCACTGACCGTAGTGACAAGCTGGGGGAATGTCGCAGGAACGGTGGAAGGTAGTGGAAATGAAGCTGCAAACCCTATTTACAAAAATGGACGCAGAGCCGAACGCACCCATGCCAGCATTTGACGGAGCAGGGTGGTTCAGCGgcgtcaaaataataaaatgtaaggaTGACGCTCACGTGGCTAAAGGAAGCAGTTAAAACACTTCAAGACCTGTGGGAGGGGGCAtcacttgaaactgtagatcgcAGCTGCATTCCCTCAATACCGAAGGCAAAGGTTTTCATTCCGCGAGTGGTTAAATCGGAAAATGCACTGCGGCTGCTTCAAAGACAAAACACGGACGTGCCGACAGACGACTGAAAAGTGAGCGTGACAAAACCAGCAACTCATGGAGGCCAAGACTACATTATCGAGATCAACAAGCCGGCAGAGGACCTGCTTCACGCGCGATTCGGGAGGATGGCTTGgggagttggtagcgtgcaccttcgCCTCAAAAAGCGCAACCCGGCAGATGACAACCACAACACGCTCGCTGCGGGTGAGGTGGAAAAGGATCTCGGTATAGAAGAGATCTTGGAAGCCTCCCTCAATATACAGGAAGCGGAGAAGGGTGAGCTGGAGGAAGTATCCAACCCCGAGAAGGTAGTGAGGCCAGATGCTGAAGGTCCCCCACAAAAGTAAGAACGGCTCAGCTGAGCTGCTGCTCAACATAGAGGGAGTCGGCTACGATGTGGCTCTAGTCCAGGAACCATGGATAGTATCGGACAACATAGTCTCTGGCCTAAAGTCACATAACTACAACACCTATATCCCGATTGCAAAGAATAAGGTAAGAACagcgataatggttaaaaaaagtatatgttcttatattgatcataatctctcttcagacgatCTGACAGTGGTGGCGCTGGAGGGCTGTAAGGATGAGACGTTACTCTTTGGGTCTTGCTAGGTGAGTCACTATTTAACTATATTCTTCAGAGTAGCCCAGAAATAGCTAAAAGAGGTGAAGAACCTACATACGTTGGACCAACCTCGAAGAACGTACTTGATTTAACATTCTACGCAACCAAGAATGTTATGGTGCAGGAATGGGAAGTGTTGAGAAAAACACTCCAACAGCGGCACTGGagatgatactcagcatgccacctattcatcttatggcggaaaacctggcagcgaaatccgcgaggagatTATTGGCTGCGGGactattcacctgcagaaccttcggacacagctcaataggaaagtggagttcAGGTTGCACGGATTACaagactccgtactttaattgggagcgaaggtttcgtactacaattgaagaggagggatggcacaaagacatgaagcctggccataggacttttcacatttatatagacggctctaaaactttaaacggaGTGGGAGTgggcatttactgctcaaaactagggataaggcagcctatgaagctaccagaccacagcagtatttccCATGCGTTGGTTTTTGCTGTAGGGAAAGCCGCGGAActagagcaataagctcatattgtattaagtccaaaaatgttcgacggagcatggaggccatagaaaggctagccgcaaccaataggctgcatatctactgggtacctggtcacaaaggcattatggggaacgactACCATtggaacaagagaacgacataccaaaaccgcttaacacaatatacaatgaaatggacgaccacatgaaaagcgagtggaagctaggtggactaatctgaccacatgcaaaacatcaaaagttatgtgtagaactaacgacaaaaaactgactcaattcgtacttacgctctcgcgaaaggactgcaggactatcataggtatgctgacaggtcataatctattggctgcacacgCGTACAAGATAGttattgctaacacggacaaatacAGGAAATGCAAGAGGGTGTTGAggaaaatgcctgggagccccattgtttgagggtctggaggacgtcttaaaagcggatctcccagctctgcttagattcgccaaaagcactgcatcctacatgatgtctactttcagaatTCATAGAGTTCGGCCTACATCTgatatcgctagggaccaaaaggtatatgccaaccaggctaacctaacctaacctagggaaaaaaataaaggaaataaaaaatatttgccttgcTTTTTCTTAGACCGACAATTATTTGCACTACAATTAAAagtaatttccataaaaataatcaaacatttttggaatCTTTATATCTCGACAGTCACTCAATTCCACTTCAAAATGTCATTAAAATTGaagctaaagggttttccaataacagtattatctatcgctatcgcgagatgattaacgattttttatggccggaattggatggtattgatctggacaacgtttattttcaacaagacgaacAACGgagccattgatcttttacgggaaaagtttctggaccgtgttatctctcgaagaggtgatcacaattggctaccgagatattgtgatttaacaccttgtgacttttttctttggggccacatgaaagagaaggtctatgccaacagcccagaatcgcttcaagacctcaaagatggaattcggctatcgaggacatagggcagccactttgcaattcggttatggaataccttcctctttataaagaaataaacatccgatcatttatattaaaaaatagcatttttctttgaattccaaaataacacctttgtttggaaaaccctttatatattttttggggGGCACACTTGACGTGTTTTTCTccttacaaataaatattaaaaataagaactTAAGTGTTTGCACTAGATTCGGCAACAGATAGCCCCAGCtgctattaaagaaaaataaaacatctgCACACTCATAGGCACATGAACTTGAGTGCTATAACCTGCTGGCTAGAACACGACTTATCAGTAAAATGTTCACCAGCGTAGCGACTATCGCTGAGCGCTGATAAACAGTGAGCGAGTATTAATAACTGCAAAAACAACCATAATAGAGTATAAGCTTTAACGCCAACAGAGAGCATTAGTGAGAATTATGAAGAGCgaacaaaaatatattgttaacaaaaacaaaaatgaatatgaAAACACGTCAACAACAATGACCTTTGCGTATACATGCAGATAAATGGACTCCACCGTTGCTCACATCAGCTGGGTATCAGCtactatatatatttaaagaagCGCAAGCAAACAAGTGATCACTAATTCCAGCCGCTGATTTAGTCAGTACTCAACGTTTGACAAGTGCAGAGCGCCAAGTCTCCaagttttattagcaaaaaaatacaaacatgtCTAGAATTGTGAGAAAATTGATCAGCACCAACAACGCTGCAAAGCCAGTAGCGCCAtacaagtatgtaaatatatatgtatatatatgagtatatgagtatatacgagtaatatataaaaagaacactattacaaaatacaaatgaaCTTCGAACGATCATTAAGAACAAATTGACACTTGTCAAAATAGGCCATTAAAATTATTAGTCTTGCAAGTCAAAACCACTGACCACCAGCATTCTCAGCTTTTATTTATTGTCCACcatacaatttttgttctttatattatatttgtgcatatttatgcttgtatatttattttatatttaatagtcTAGCTGTTGTTGCCGATCGCACAGTCTATGTATCCGGCTGTGTGGGCGTGGACAAAGACACTCTGAAGCTGGTGTCAGGCGGCATAACGGAGCAAACAGAGATGGCCTTGAAGAACTTGGTTGCCGTACTGGAGGCTGCCGGTTCTGGCGTTGACAAAgtgctcaaaaatacaatatacgtAAAGGATCTGAATGACTTTGGTGCGGTCAACGAGGCTTACAAGAAAGGTGAGTAGCGCAcgtgtaatttgtttttgttttctttatcaaaataatattgaataatCGTTAATTGTGCGGTAATTGTCAATAAGAGACTTGAAAAAATGAGTAATAAATTGCTTATCAGTTGGTAGTACGAgcaaaacaattaattataGCCGGTTGATAAGTGAGTATTTTAACTGTTTATTGCAAAGGAAAGTTTTACATATATGCTCGCTGCCGGTATGAGCTTTTGATTCTGCTATCTTTATTATAAGCACACAAAAATGCTATGAACAAGATTACGTCCATCAGAGAATGCGTGATGTCTCATTGGTACAATTGCCTGAGAGAGATTTGAAAGTGCGAGCAAAAAtgcaggaagaagaagaagaaataaatcaaACCACACACGAATAAATTACACAAGTGCGACGTCACACAAACAGCGCTTCTGCCGAATTTGATGAGAGCAGAGTAGTGGTACCATTTATTATTCCCTTCATCGTGATTCTCTCCACGCTGGAGAGAATTCTATCATTCTATTCTGCTATCATTATTGGATTTCTCTCTGTCTCTGCTCGCTCTAAAAAAATGTCTCcacaaatataataacaaatttttatttatttttttttttacagtctTCCACAAAGATTTTCCCGCACGTGTCTGTATTCAAGCAGCCCATCTACCTCTGAATGCCTTAGTGGAGATTGAGAGCATCGCTTTGACCGGTGATGTGGTGACTGAAActaattaatttaaagtttgttaattttttcaataaaaaaactgatacgaatttatttgaaattactttcgatttttatttattatcacttATTTGTTACagttgtgtatatatgtacatatgtatatacagggaatgttgctgaagtgacagtcattagaccggatataaatccgggtcattccggttatgtagaaccgactgtcgtggcaaCGAGCTCTAAATTCTCAATTCAAGCaaaatcactcaaaattattgttttttattcagtgaaaaatatattcaaaaacaaaatttgatgattaattttacgccacctgcaaatatttatacatatgtcgCTTTGTCTAATTCAATTATGATCTTAtgattaactaattttttatgggaacaacatttcttaaattcttgtatggtaaatattttgttgcaaGCGCATTACTCCGCAGTTATAATCGTAAAATACCTTCTCATTAAAACCAAGCTTTAGTAGCTAAAGTAGGTCTTCAATTTTAATCAATAACAGACACTCTAAAGCAGGCTTTAGCTGATAAGAGGCTGGACAGAGTCATccatatgaaatgaaaaaattaactaagcCCTAAGAAATCAAGTGAATATTTTAACAAAGTTCACCCTGTAGCGGCAGCGAAATCTTtgacttttttctatttatttggtctctaagttgtcaaattttgtttaaaatgctATAAACTGTCAATCTTTCCTTATATATTTTGGTATTCGAGGggacaaaagcaaaaatgaa harbors:
- the LOC129247998 gene encoding rutC family protein UK114, with protein sequence MSRIVRKLISTNNAAKPVAPYNLAVVADRTVYVSGCVGVDKDTLKLVSGGITEQTEMALKNLVAVLEAAGSGVDKVLKNTIYVKDLNDFGAVNEAYKKVFHKDFPARVCIQAAHLPLNALVEIESIALTGDVVTETN